In the Mycoplasmoides gallisepticum genome, one interval contains:
- the rpsC gene encoding 30S ribosomal protein S3, translated as MGQKVNSNGLRFGINKNWQSRWVAKTNQQTGDWIVQDEKIRNYLFKKFHSAFISNVDIERTQTSIRVFIYASQPGIILGKEAANIKVILLAINKIVGRHIKVDVDVLEVGNPSLSAKIVARELADAIENRTPLRTAMRQALKRVLKAGAKGIKVLVSGRLNGVEIARDKMYIEGNVTLSTLRTDIDYALEEAQMSYGVIGVKVWINRGEIFGKDFYKKQAHIVKPKGSEANHQRRNSNKSKDYRDNKNKQFNKNHQNQQPAKE; from the coding sequence ATGGGTCAAAAAGTAAACTCTAACGGTTTAAGATTTGGAATTAATAAGAACTGACAATCTCGTTGGGTAGCTAAAACTAATCAACAAACTGGTGACTGAATTGTTCAGGACGAAAAGATTAGAAACTACTTATTCAAGAAGTTCCACAGCGCTTTCATTTCAAACGTTGATATCGAAAGAACACAAACTTCAATCCGTGTTTTCATCTACGCTTCTCAACCAGGGATTATCTTAGGTAAAGAAGCCGCCAACATCAAAGTTATCTTATTAGCAATTAACAAGATCGTTGGTCGTCATATCAAAGTTGATGTTGACGTTCTTGAAGTGGGTAACCCTTCATTAAGTGCTAAGATCGTGGCTAGAGAATTAGCTGATGCGATTGAAAATCGTACACCATTAAGAACAGCGATGCGTCAAGCACTTAAACGCGTATTAAAAGCTGGTGCTAAAGGGATTAAAGTTTTAGTTTCAGGTCGTTTAAACGGTGTGGAAATTGCTAGAGATAAGATGTACATTGAAGGTAATGTAACCTTATCAACCCTAAGAACTGATATCGACTACGCACTAGAAGAAGCACAAATGTCTTATGGTGTGATCGGTGTTAAAGTTTGAATTAACCGTGGGGAAATTTTTGGTAAAGATTTCTACAAAAAACAAGCACACATTGTTAAACCAAAAGGTAGTGAAGCTAACCATCAAAGAAGAAACTCAAATAAATCTAAAGATTACCGAGATAACAAAAACAAACAGTTTAACAAAAACCACCAAAATCAACAACCTGCTAAGGAGTAA
- the rpsS gene encoding 30S ribosomal protein S19, with protein sequence MSRSSKKGAFVEASLYKKVLDMNAQQKKKIIKTWSRRSTIFPDFVGHTFAVHNGKKFINVYVTEDMIGHKLGEFSPTRTFKGHSSNR encoded by the coding sequence ATGTCAAGAAGTTCTAAGAAAGGTGCATTCGTAGAAGCTAGTTTATACAAAAAAGTATTAGACATGAATGCACAACAAAAAAAGAAAATAATCAAGACTTGATCTAGAAGAAGTACTATTTTTCCAGATTTTGTTGGTCACACTTTTGCTGTTCATAATGGTAAGAAATTCATTAACGTTTATGTAACTGAAGATATGATCGGTCACAAACTAGGTGAATTTTCTCCTACAAGAACATTTAAAGGACACAGTTCTAACAGATAG
- the rplV gene encoding 50S ribosomal protein L22, translating into MIAIARQNRVRISPQKARLVCQLIKNKSVIEAQNILVNTDKKGARIILKLLNSVIANATNNHAMLAEKLYVYEVVANQGPTLKRNLPRAKGSADMIRKRSTNFVIKLSDDKNERKHEVEAIKTRLKKRVLGQNKRKQSVSGEKK; encoded by the coding sequence ATGATCGCAATTGCAAGACAAAATAGAGTTAGAATCTCACCTCAAAAAGCACGATTAGTTTGTCAACTAATTAAGAACAAATCAGTAATAGAAGCACAAAATATCTTAGTTAATACTGATAAAAAAGGTGCTCGCATTATCTTAAAATTACTTAATTCAGTAATTGCTAATGCCACAAATAACCACGCAATGTTAGCTGAAAAACTTTATGTTTATGAAGTTGTTGCCAACCAAGGTCCAACTTTAAAACGTAACTTACCAAGAGCAAAAGGTTCAGCTGATATGATCAGAAAAAGATCAACTAATTTCGTGATCAAATTATCAGATGATAAAAACGAAAGAAAACACGAAGTAGAAGCAATCAAAACTAGACTTAAAAAACGTGTTCTTGGACAAAACAAGAGAAAACAATCAGTTAGCGGAGAAAAGAAATAA
- the rplD gene encoding 50S ribosomal protein L4: MSKIKLFDLSGKVQEEIELNQKLLVSEVHKQAIFDAILAENLSQIQGTHSTLKKGEVSGGGKKPYQQKHTGRARQGSIRNPHYVGGGIAFGPKPNRNYKIKVNKKVSSLAFKSAITSKVNNNEFLGLVDSIKQDKPSTKAIAKLLKELKVNKKVLIVAFEKNENLEKSSANLPNVSYKLWNQVSVKDLIDANCVLAQKSAINNWVERLN; this comes from the coding sequence AATTATTCGATTTATCTGGAAAAGTTCAAGAAGAAATCGAACTAAATCAAAAACTGCTTGTTAGTGAAGTACATAAACAAGCAATCTTCGATGCAATTCTTGCTGAAAACCTATCACAAATTCAAGGGACTCACTCAACCCTTAAAAAAGGTGAAGTGAGCGGTGGTGGTAAGAAACCTTACCAACAAAAACACACAGGTCGTGCAAGACAAGGTTCGATTCGTAACCCTCATTACGTAGGTGGTGGTATCGCTTTTGGTCCTAAACCAAATCGTAATTACAAAATTAAGGTAAATAAAAAAGTAAGTTCATTAGCTTTCAAATCAGCAATTACTTCTAAAGTTAATAACAACGAATTCTTAGGATTAGTTGATTCGATTAAACAAGATAAACCAAGTACAAAAGCAATTGCTAAATTACTAAAAGAACTTAAGGTTAATAAAAAAGTATTAATCGTAGCTTTTGAAAAAAACGAAAACCTAGAAAAATCTAGTGCTAACTTACCTAACGTTTCATACAAACTATGAAACCAAGTATCAGTAAAAGACTTAATTGATGCTAACTGTGTCTTAGCGCAAAAAAGTGCAATTAATAACTGAGTTGAAAGGTTGAACTAA
- the rplB gene encoding 50S ribosomal protein L2 encodes MPVKKIVNRSNSGIHHKISIDYSKVLTTNTPQKSLLAKKKKNSGRNNQGKITVRHRGGGSKRKYRIIDFKRNLHDDKIALVKSIEYDPNRSAFISLIAYENGYRSYILTPQGIKVGDKVVSSSQAIDIKVGNCMPLEFIPEGTMVHNIEMTPGKGAQIARSAGAYAQILGKDDTGKYINLKLGSKEVRKFLKNCRAVVGIASNVDHNLVLLGKAGTTRHKGIRPTVRGSAMNPNDHPHGGGEGRSPVGRDAPRTPWGKRHMGVKTRNNKKSSTQLIIRRRNSK; translated from the coding sequence ATGCCGGTTAAGAAAATCGTAAATCGATCAAACAGTGGGATTCATCACAAGATCTCAATAGATTACAGCAAAGTGTTAACTACTAACACTCCGCAAAAATCTTTATTAGCTAAGAAAAAGAAAAATTCTGGTCGTAATAACCAAGGAAAAATCACAGTAAGACACCGTGGTGGCGGTTCAAAAAGAAAATATCGGATCATTGATTTCAAAAGAAATCTACATGATGACAAGATTGCCTTAGTTAAATCAATTGAGTATGATCCAAACAGAAGTGCGTTTATCTCATTAATCGCTTATGAAAATGGTTACCGATCATACATCCTAACTCCACAAGGAATTAAAGTAGGTGATAAGGTAGTTTCATCTTCTCAAGCAATCGATATTAAAGTAGGTAACTGTATGCCACTTGAATTCATCCCTGAAGGGACAATGGTTCACAATATCGAAATGACTCCTGGTAAAGGTGCTCAGATCGCTAGAAGTGCTGGAGCTTATGCTCAGATCTTAGGTAAAGATGATACAGGTAAATACATCAACCTAAAATTAGGTTCAAAAGAAGTTAGAAAATTCTTAAAGAACTGTCGTGCTGTTGTTGGGATTGCTTCAAACGTTGATCACAACTTAGTTCTATTAGGTAAAGCGGGGACAACTAGACACAAAGGGATTCGTCCAACTGTTCGTGGTTCTGCCATGAACCCTAATGACCACCCACACGGGGGTGGTGAAGGTCGCAGCCCGGTAGGTCGTGACGCTCCAAGAACACCATGAGGAAAAAGACACATGGGTGTTAAAACAAGAAATAATAAAAAATCATCTACGCAATTAATTATCCGTAGACGTAACTCTAAATAG
- a CDS encoding 50S ribosomal protein L23 — protein sequence MQITDVLIKPILTEKTYGIMISEPRKYTFLVNAKANKNYIKQAFKAIYGVTPIAVNTKIKKPARVRTGTQNPGYSRLEKIAIITVPFGVEVAITGEKPEPKEESSSKK from the coding sequence ATGCAAATTACTGACGTACTTATTAAACCAATACTTACTGAAAAAACTTATGGCATCATGATATCAGAACCAAGAAAGTACACTTTCTTAGTTAATGCCAAAGCCAATAAGAATTACATTAAGCAAGCTTTCAAAGCAATTTATGGAGTGACTCCAATAGCTGTTAATACAAAGATTAAAAAACCAGCTAGAGTTCGCACAGGAACACAAAACCCAGGTTATTCAAGACTGGAAAAGATTGCAATCATCACTGTTCCATTCGGAGTGGAAGTAGCAATCACTGGAGAAAAACCAGAACCAAAAGAAGAATCATCTTCTAAAAAATAA
- the rplP gene encoding 50S ribosomal protein L16 encodes MLQPKRTKYRKPHNVSYEGKAKGNSYVAFGEYGIMATNGAWIDARQIESARIAISKQLGKTGKMWIRIFPHMSKTKKPLEVRMGSGKGNPEFWVAVVKEGTVMFEVANIPEAQMKEALTRAGHKLGVTWKIVARQGAQ; translated from the coding sequence ATGTTACAACCTAAAAGAACTAAATATCGAAAACCTCATAACGTAAGTTATGAAGGTAAAGCTAAAGGTAATTCTTATGTTGCTTTTGGTGAATACGGGATCATGGCTACTAATGGTGCTTGAATTGATGCCCGCCAAATTGAAAGTGCGCGGATTGCAATTTCAAAACAACTTGGGAAAACTGGTAAGATGTGGATTAGAATCTTCCCACACATGTCAAAAACTAAAAAACCATTAGAAGTAAGAATGGGTTCAGGTAAAGGTAACCCTGAATTCTGAGTAGCTGTTGTTAAAGAAGGTACAGTGATGTTTGAAGTAGCAAACATTCCAGAAGCACAAATGAAAGAAGCTTTAACAAGAGCTGGTCACAAGCTTGGTGTTACCTGAAAGATCGTTGCTAGACAAGGGGCTCAATAA